Proteins encoded in a region of the Bradyrhizobium sp. CB3481 genome:
- a CDS encoding TlpA disulfide reductase family protein — translation MRRLLLALVFLIACLGEAPMAESPSAATLKPFVRGSWQEMLRAHAGRPTLVHFWGVTCGPCKVELPLLGQFMKEHPELDVVMISADLVPNLEGPTRTMLQKAGLASAENWIFSDGFVERLRFEIDPAWQGDIPRTLLIARDGTVTTMEGSAEMPEVEKWLGQQKMAGK, via the coding sequence ATGAGACGTCTGCTCCTTGCTCTCGTATTCCTCATCGCGTGCCTGGGCGAAGCGCCGATGGCCGAGTCGCCGTCTGCCGCGACGCTCAAGCCGTTCGTGCGGGGCAGCTGGCAGGAAATGCTGCGCGCGCATGCGGGCCGTCCGACGCTGGTGCATTTCTGGGGCGTCACTTGCGGCCCGTGCAAGGTCGAGCTGCCGCTGCTCGGCCAGTTCATGAAGGAACATCCCGAGCTCGACGTAGTCATGATCAGTGCCGATCTCGTTCCGAATCTGGAGGGGCCGACCCGCACGATGCTGCAGAAGGCCGGGCTTGCCTCGGCGGAGAACTGGATTTTCAGCGACGGCTTTGTCGAGCGCCTGCGGTTCGAGATCGATCCTGCCTGGCAGGGAGATATTCCCCGCACGCTGCTGATCGCGCGGGACGGAACGGTCACCACGATGGAGGGCTCGGCGGAAATGCCGGAGGTCGAAAAATGGCTGGGTCAGCAAAAGATGGCCGGCAAATAA
- a CDS encoding sugar ABC transporter ATP-binding protein, with translation MPSGHQPILELIDITKAFGGVEALRGVDFALSPGEIHGLVGENGAGKSTLMKIIAGVHADFSGRFVLDGKETRFRSVRDAHAAGIAMVHQELSVAPDLSVAENVFLGNQPTNRLGLVQWRRMAREAGEQLKRFGIDVDPMSRLGDLPIGLQQLIEIARVLFSGARIIILDEPTSALSPPEVERLFATLKRLRDEGTSIVFISHFIEDILRVSDVVTVFRNGRKVAETRAAETNKSALIEAMIGRGREALEETYTHDIMLPPAVEKPVVLNASGLSLARSLRDVSFDVRAGEVLGIYGFMGCGQLELARILFGKLRPDQGTLAVAGSQKAFRSTADARRAGVAFVPESRRDMLFHQEPVYKNISISVLDRISSLLLKPSRERAIATRQVEQLRIRPAAVELDLGMLSGGNQQKVALAKWLTYPPRLLVLCEPTRGMDVGAKNDVIHIVRDLRDKGLAIIVLSTEPETVLSLADRVLVLKRGTVVREFANERISKDRLLEAA, from the coding sequence ATGCCCTCGGGACATCAGCCCATCCTCGAACTCATCGACATCACGAAGGCCTTCGGCGGCGTCGAGGCGCTTCGTGGTGTCGACTTTGCGCTGTCGCCCGGCGAGATCCATGGTCTCGTCGGCGAGAATGGCGCGGGCAAGAGCACGCTGATGAAGATCATCGCCGGCGTGCATGCGGATTTTTCCGGACGCTTTGTGCTGGATGGAAAGGAAACCCGCTTCCGCTCGGTGCGCGACGCCCATGCGGCCGGTATCGCCATGGTGCATCAGGAGCTCAGCGTCGCGCCCGATCTGTCGGTCGCCGAGAACGTATTTCTCGGCAACCAGCCGACCAACCGCCTCGGCCTCGTGCAATGGCGGCGCATGGCGCGCGAGGCCGGCGAGCAGCTCAAGCGCTTCGGCATCGACGTCGACCCGATGTCGCGGCTCGGCGACCTCCCGATCGGCCTGCAGCAACTGATCGAGATCGCCCGCGTGCTGTTCTCGGGCGCCCGCATCATCATCCTCGACGAGCCGACCTCGGCGCTGTCGCCGCCGGAGGTCGAGCGGCTGTTCGCGACGCTGAAGCGGCTGCGCGACGAAGGCACCAGCATCGTCTTCATCTCGCATTTCATCGAGGACATCCTGCGCGTCTCTGATGTGGTGACGGTGTTCCGCAACGGCCGGAAGGTCGCGGAGACCAGGGCCGCCGAGACCAATAAGTCGGCGCTGATCGAGGCGATGATCGGTAGGGGCCGCGAGGCGCTGGAGGAGACCTATACGCACGACATCATGCTGCCGCCGGCCGTCGAAAAGCCGGTGGTGCTGAATGCCAGCGGGCTCTCGCTCGCCCGCAGCCTGCGCGATGTCTCCTTCGACGTCCGCGCCGGCGAGGTGCTCGGCATCTACGGCTTCATGGGCTGCGGCCAGCTCGAGCTGGCGCGCATTCTGTTCGGCAAGCTCCGGCCGGACCAGGGCACGCTGGCCGTCGCCGGCAGTCAAAAGGCCTTCCGCAGCACGGCCGATGCGCGGCGCGCCGGCGTCGCCTTCGTGCCCGAGAGCCGGCGCGACATGCTGTTTCACCAGGAGCCGGTCTACAAGAACATCTCGATCAGCGTGCTCGACCGCATCTCTTCCCTGCTGCTCAAGCCTTCGCGTGAACGCGCGATCGCGACGCGCCAGGTCGAGCAGCTCCGCATCCGCCCGGCCGCGGTCGAGCTCGATCTTGGCATGCTCTCGGGCGGCAACCAGCAGAAGGTGGCGCTGGCGAAATGGTTGACCTATCCGCCGCGGCTGCTCGTGTTGTGCGAGCCGACCCGCGGCATGGATGTCGGCGCCAAGAACGACGTCATCCACATCGTCAGGGACCTGCGCGACAAGGGACTCGCCATCATCGTGCTCTCCACCGAACCGGAGACGGTGCTCTCGCTCGCCGACCGCGTCCTCGTGCTCAAGCGCGGCACGGTGGTGCGGGAATTTGCCAATGAACGGATCAGCAAGGACCGCCTGCTCGAAGCTGCGTGA
- a CDS encoding globin — protein sequence MMASSNPIERSFELAATRCEDLTPLVYRRLFDAHPEARALFRTDGGELVMGSMLALTIDAVLDFAGERTGHFRLITSEVSSHDGYGTPRELFVAFFAMIAQTLREVIAADWSDDIDAAWRQLLGEIESLVAAQ from the coding sequence ATGATGGCATCGTCAAATCCGATCGAGCGCAGTTTTGAACTGGCCGCCACGCGCTGCGAAGATTTGACGCCGCTGGTCTATCGCCGCTTGTTCGACGCGCATCCAGAAGCGCGCGCCTTGTTTCGCACCGACGGCGGCGAACTCGTCATGGGCTCGATGCTGGCGCTGACGATCGACGCCGTCCTCGACTTTGCCGGCGAGCGCACTGGCCATTTCCGCCTGATCACCTCGGAAGTTTCGTCCCATGACGGCTATGGCACGCCGCGCGAATTGTTCGTCGCGTTCTTCGCCATGATCGCCCAGACGCTGCGTGAGGTAATTGCCGCCGACTGGTCGGACGATATCGACGCAGCATGGCGGCAATTGCTCGGCGAGATCGAAAGCCTCGTTGCAGCGCAGTGA
- a CDS encoding ABC transporter permease, which translates to MTTGESATVAADRKRPHRLAALLRSQMRNIAPFLTLICLFGFFAVASPSFATLDNLGNILTQISVTGIIAVGLTFVILCAEIDLSIAAIANVTGIAVAYFTLQESYVNIANVPMPGWAAILLALALCALLGLVNAFGLTVIGIPSFIMTLAMMQIAAGISALLVRGQIAYKVPPLVSTLGSTSIGGVPWIVIVAALMLLGGHLVLTYTRFGRYVYMVGGNREAAEYSGLNVKLILGSVMVISAVCAGIGGMLGVAHFGSAQQNEFDTYLLDSIAAVVVGGTSLFGGRGGIGNTIVGLFVLGVLNNGLDHVNIDSFLKILIRGLILLAALVINVYAQRLRERAVD; encoded by the coding sequence ATGACCACGGGTGAAAGCGCGACAGTTGCGGCGGATCGCAAACGCCCGCACCGGCTCGCCGCATTGCTGCGCTCGCAAATGCGCAACATCGCGCCGTTCCTGACGCTGATCTGCCTGTTCGGTTTCTTCGCGGTGGCCAGCCCCTCCTTTGCGACGCTGGACAATCTCGGCAATATCCTGACGCAGATATCGGTCACCGGCATCATCGCCGTCGGCCTGACCTTCGTGATCCTGTGCGCCGAAATTGATCTTTCGATCGCGGCGATCGCCAACGTCACCGGCATCGCGGTGGCGTATTTCACGCTGCAGGAGTCCTACGTCAACATCGCCAACGTTCCGATGCCCGGATGGGCCGCGATCCTGCTCGCGCTGGCGCTGTGCGCCCTGCTCGGACTCGTCAATGCCTTCGGACTGACGGTCATCGGCATCCCCTCCTTCATCATGACGCTGGCGATGATGCAGATCGCGGCCGGCATCTCGGCGCTGCTGGTGCGCGGGCAGATCGCCTACAAGGTGCCGCCGCTGGTCTCGACGCTCGGCTCGACCTCGATCGGCGGCGTGCCCTGGATCGTGATCGTGGCGGCGCTGATGCTGCTCGGCGGCCATCTGGTGCTGACCTACACCCGCTTCGGCCGCTACGTCTACATGGTCGGCGGAAACCGCGAGGCGGCGGAGTATTCCGGCCTCAACGTCAAGCTCATCCTCGGCAGCGTGATGGTGATCTCGGCCGTCTGCGCCGGCATCGGCGGCATGCTCGGCGTCGCGCATTTCGGCAGCGCGCAGCAGAACGAGTTCGACACGTACTTGCTGGATTCGATCGCTGCCGTCGTAGTCGGCGGTACCAGTCTCTTTGGCGGCCGCGGCGGCATCGGTAACACCATCGTCGGCCTGTTCGTGCTCGGCGTCCTCAACAACGGCCTCGACCACGTCAATATCGACAGTTTTCTGAAGATATTGATCCGCGGCCTGATCCTGCTGGCGGCGCTCGTGATCAATGTCTATGCCCAGCGCTTGCGGGAACGGGCGGTGGACTAA
- a CDS encoding copper chaperone PCu(A)C: protein MKPVLQVFAFALLALIGAPAHAQEVKAADLVITQAWSRATPGGAKIAGGFLTIENKGTAPDRLISGASDIVGKVEIHEMAMNNGVMTMRPLDKGLAIEPGKTVKLAPGGHHLMLMDLKQPFKQGDKVPLTLEFEKAGKVALSLDVQGVGAQAPAGEMKHDHSGMKK from the coding sequence ATGAAACCCGTTCTGCAAGTCTTCGCCTTCGCGCTATTGGCACTGATCGGCGCGCCCGCACACGCCCAGGAAGTCAAGGCGGCAGACCTCGTCATCACACAGGCCTGGAGCCGCGCCACGCCCGGCGGCGCGAAGATTGCGGGCGGCTTTCTCACCATCGAGAACAAGGGAACTGCGCCGGACCGGCTGATCAGCGGCGCCAGCGATATCGTGGGCAAAGTCGAGATCCACGAGATGGCCATGAACAATGGCGTCATGACCATGCGGCCGCTCGACAAGGGCCTCGCCATCGAGCCCGGCAAGACCGTCAAGCTCGCGCCGGGCGGCCATCATCTGATGCTGATGGATCTCAAGCAGCCGTTCAAGCAGGGCGACAAGGTGCCGCTGACGCTCGAGTTCGAGAAAGCGGGCAAGGTCGCGCTATCGCTCGACGTGCAGGGCGTCGGCGCGCAGGCGCCCGCGGGTGAAATGAAGCACGACCATTCCGGCATGAAGAAATAG
- a CDS encoding DUF2946 family protein, protein MRARLKHFLPIVLIALVVQIFAPIGACWAASIAASDPLAGAVICHGNGGQGAGQADQINHRAHDGCCSVCSVLHTGVPVDVPHLAAIDVDRVAEQVAWFDFAFRLTNARAGSHAQARAPPSIS, encoded by the coding sequence ATGCGCGCGCGACTGAAGCATTTTCTGCCAATTGTCCTGATTGCCCTGGTGGTGCAGATTTTTGCGCCGATCGGCGCATGTTGGGCGGCAAGCATCGCCGCTTCCGATCCGCTCGCCGGCGCCGTGATCTGCCACGGCAATGGTGGCCAAGGTGCCGGGCAGGCCGATCAGATCAATCACCGCGCCCATGACGGATGTTGTTCGGTATGCAGCGTGCTGCATACCGGCGTGCCGGTTGACGTGCCGCACCTCGCGGCGATCGACGTCGATCGAGTTGCCGAGCAGGTGGCCTGGTTCGATTTTGCCTTCCGCCTGACGAACGCCCGGGCCGGCTCGCACGCGCAGGCCCGCGCGCCTCCCTCCATTTCCTGA
- the proS gene encoding proline--tRNA ligase, which translates to MRLSRFFLPILKENPKEAEIVSHRLMLRAGMMRQEAAGIYAWLPLGFRVLKKIEQIVRKEQDRAGALELLMPTLQLADLWRESGRYDAYGPEMLRIADRHKRELLYGPTNEEMITEIFRAYIKSYRSLPLNLYHIQWKFRDEQRPRFGVMRGREFLMKDAYSFDIDEAAARRAYNKMFVAYLRTFARMGLKAIPMRAETGPIGGDLSHEFIVLAETGESGVYCDSNVLDLPIPPDDVDYDGDLTPIIEQWTSVYAATEDVHDAARYEREVPADRRVNTRGIEVGQIFYFGTKYSEAMKALVAGPDGVDVPIHGGSYGVGVSRLVGAIIEACHDDAGIKWPEAVAPFTAVILNLKQGDAAVDGACEKLYRELQTKGVDVLYDDTDQRAGAKFAAADLIGIPWQILVGPKGLAEGKLEIKRRSDGSRENLSPAEAVAKIAG; encoded by the coding sequence ATGCGATTGTCGCGGTTTTTCCTGCCCATCCTGAAAGAGAATCCGAAAGAGGCGGAGATCGTCTCGCATCGTCTGATGCTGCGCGCGGGCATGATGCGGCAGGAAGCGGCCGGCATCTACGCCTGGCTGCCGCTGGGCTTCCGGGTATTGAAGAAAATCGAGCAGATCGTTCGCAAGGAGCAGGACCGCGCCGGCGCGCTGGAACTGTTGATGCCAACGCTGCAGCTCGCCGATCTCTGGCGCGAGAGCGGGCGCTATGACGCCTATGGTCCGGAGATGCTGCGCATCGCCGACCGCCACAAGCGCGAATTGCTGTATGGGCCGACCAACGAGGAAATGATCACCGAGATCTTCCGCGCCTACATCAAGTCCTACCGCAGCCTGCCGCTCAACCTCTATCACATCCAGTGGAAGTTCCGCGATGAGCAGCGTCCGCGCTTCGGCGTGATGCGCGGCCGCGAATTCCTGATGAAGGACGCTTACTCCTTCGACATCGACGAGGCGGCGGCGCGGCGCGCCTACAACAAGATGTTCGTGGCCTATTTGCGCACTTTCGCGCGGATGGGATTGAAGGCGATTCCGATGCGGGCCGAGACCGGTCCGATCGGCGGCGATCTCAGCCATGAATTCATCGTGCTCGCGGAGACCGGCGAGTCCGGCGTTTATTGCGACAGCAACGTGCTCGATTTGCCGATTCCGCCCGACGATGTCGATTATGACGGCGATCTGACACCGATCATCGAGCAGTGGACGTCGGTCTATGCCGCGACCGAGGACGTCCACGATGCCGCGCGCTACGAGCGCGAGGTGCCGGCCGACCGGCGCGTCAACACGAGGGGCATCGAGGTCGGCCAGATCTTCTATTTCGGCACCAAATATTCCGAGGCGATGAAGGCACTGGTGGCAGGGCCCGACGGCGTTGATGTGCCGATCCACGGCGGCTCCTACGGTGTCGGCGTCTCGCGCCTGGTCGGCGCCATCATCGAAGCCTGCCACGACGATGCCGGCATCAAATGGCCGGAAGCGGTGGCGCCGTTCACCGCCGTGATCCTCAATCTGAAGCAGGGCGATGCCGCGGTCGACGGTGCCTGCGAAAAACTCTATCGCGAGTTGCAGACCAAGGGCGTCGACGTGCTCTATGACGATACCGACCAGCGCGCCGGCGCAAAGTTCGCGGCCGCCGACCTGATCGGCATCCCCTGGCAGATCCTGGTTGGGCCAAAGGGTCTCGCCGAGGGCAAGCTCGAGATCAAGCGACGCAGCGACGGCTCGCGCGAGAATCTCAGTCCGGCGGAAGCGGTGGCGAAGATCGCGGGATAA
- a CDS encoding sialidase family protein, whose product MLRMSLLATLAFTLCQTAVHAQMSHHQHASEAACEETALRCASKVTPAFSSDGTLWLAWMAGGHISVASSKDQGRSFSAPLQVTKEKYTLDWGPDARPQIVLDKNGGIALAFSTFRDKAFNGQVFATKSADGGQSFAEPKPITANNESQRFVALGLDTDGSVFAAWIDKRNRVPAREGGRKYEGAGVFFASSKDGGATYSETQLAADNTCECCRLGLAFAGPGRPVLVFRNIFEGGIRDHAVMTFADPATRGEVRRVSHDDWQIAACPHHGPSLSISSAGTYHVAWFTNGKARKGLFYARSQDEGRSFSDPIPLGRADRNPTRPYVLAGPHGTTVVWKEFDGEKTAVNAMTSHDEGKSWSTPSTIATTTDTSDHPMLVSDGQKTYLSWMTKADGYRLLPIGGGS is encoded by the coding sequence ATGCTGCGAATGAGCCTGCTCGCGACGCTCGCTTTCACGCTTTGCCAGACCGCAGTGCATGCGCAGATGAGCCATCACCAGCATGCCTCGGAAGCGGCGTGCGAGGAGACGGCGCTGCGCTGTGCGTCGAAGGTTACACCGGCGTTTTCGTCAGATGGCACGCTGTGGCTTGCCTGGATGGCCGGCGGGCACATCTCGGTGGCGAGTTCGAAAGATCAGGGTCGGAGTTTTTCGGCGCCCCTTCAGGTGACGAAGGAAAAGTATACCCTCGACTGGGGGCCGGATGCGCGGCCGCAGATCGTGCTGGACAAAAACGGCGGCATCGCGCTGGCGTTTTCGACCTTTCGCGACAAGGCGTTCAACGGCCAAGTGTTCGCGACCAAGTCGGCCGATGGCGGTCAAAGCTTTGCTGAGCCGAAGCCGATCACGGCGAACAATGAGAGCCAGCGCTTTGTCGCGCTCGGTCTCGACACGGATGGTTCGGTGTTCGCGGCCTGGATCGACAAGCGCAACCGGGTGCCGGCGCGGGAGGGGGGCCGGAAGTACGAAGGGGCGGGGGTGTTCTTTGCGTCATCCAAGGACGGCGGCGCGACCTATTCGGAGACGCAGCTAGCCGCCGACAACACCTGCGAATGCTGCCGCCTCGGCCTCGCATTCGCCGGTCCCGGCCGTCCCGTGCTCGTGTTCCGGAACATTTTTGAAGGCGGCATTCGCGATCACGCGGTCATGACGTTTGCCGATCCGGCGACGCGCGGTGAGGTCCGCCGCGTCAGCCATGACGACTGGCAGATCGCCGCGTGCCCGCATCATGGCCCGAGCCTGTCGATCTCGTCGGCGGGCACCTATCACGTGGCCTGGTTCACCAACGGAAAGGCGCGCAAGGGGCTGTTCTATGCCCGCTCGCAGGACGAAGGCCGCAGCTTCTCCGATCCCATTCCGCTCGGCCGCGCCGACCGCAATCCGACGCGGCCTTACGTTCTGGCCGGCCCGCACGGCACCACCGTGGTCTGGAAGGAATTCGACGGCGAGAAGACCGCGGTCAATGCCATGACCTCGCATGACGAGGGCAAGAGTTGGTCGACGCCGTCGACAATCGCCACCACGACGGATACGTCGGACCACCCGATGCTGGTCAGCGACGGACAGAAAACCTATCTGTCCTGGATGACCAAGGCCGACGGTTATCGCCTGCTGCCGATTGGAGGTGGATCATGA
- a CDS encoding sugar ABC transporter substrate-binding protein, producing MSGTDKSVTTRRDLLQAAGAAGAATALLGGLGINSALAAAARSEKPLKAAFSNAGLQATWCAQGKQAAEWWGKLFNVEVTWFDGQLDAVKQRAAIDNMASQKWDFVAIQAFGIGTLTQPVQKMIDAGIPVIDMDTLIAPLDQIKVHSFLAPDNEFMGASVTQALCNAIGGKGKIIMTQGALGHTGAQGRAKGFESVVKQFPNIEVLDTQPADWDVSKAARLWETYLTKYPQIDAAFFHNDDMALAAANIMKARNRTNILIGGVDAMPPAIQAVSEGRMFATVRNPSCRIHGGAIIAGVAAVTAGEKSGQGIPKHVITDGPVVTKANAAGMQWMEDHFLI from the coding sequence ATGTCCGGAACTGACAAATCCGTTACGACCAGGCGCGACCTTCTTCAGGCGGCGGGCGCGGCTGGCGCAGCGACCGCCCTGCTCGGGGGACTCGGCATAAATTCGGCGCTGGCGGCAGCTGCGCGTTCGGAGAAACCGCTGAAGGCTGCGTTCTCCAATGCCGGCCTGCAAGCCACCTGGTGCGCGCAAGGCAAGCAGGCGGCGGAATGGTGGGGCAAGCTGTTCAACGTCGAGGTCACCTGGTTCGACGGCCAGCTCGACGCCGTCAAGCAGCGCGCCGCCATCGACAACATGGCCTCGCAGAAATGGGACTTCGTCGCGATCCAGGCGTTCGGCATCGGCACGCTGACCCAGCCCGTGCAGAAGATGATCGACGCCGGCATTCCCGTGATCGACATGGACACGCTGATCGCCCCGCTCGACCAGATCAAGGTCCATTCGTTCCTGGCGCCCGACAATGAATTCATGGGCGCGTCGGTGACCCAGGCGCTGTGCAACGCCATCGGCGGCAAGGGCAAGATCATCATGACACAGGGCGCGCTCGGCCACACTGGCGCGCAAGGGCGTGCCAAAGGCTTTGAATCCGTCGTCAAGCAGTTCCCGAACATCGAGGTGCTCGACACCCAGCCGGCGGACTGGGACGTCTCCAAGGCGGCGCGGCTGTGGGAGACTTATCTGACCAAATATCCGCAGATCGACGCGGCGTTCTTCCACAATGACGACATGGCGCTGGCCGCCGCCAACATCATGAAGGCCCGCAACCGCACCAACATCCTGATCGGCGGCGTCGACGCCATGCCGCCGGCAATCCAGGCGGTGAGCGAAGGCCGCATGTTCGCGACCGTGCGCAACCCCTCCTGCCGCATCCATGGCGGCGCCATCATCGCCGGCGTCGCCGCGGTGACCGCGGGCGAGAAGAGCGGACAGGGTATCCCGAAGCACGTCATCACCGACGGGCCCGTAGTGACCAAGGCCAATGCGGCCGGCATGCAATGGATGGAGGATCACTTCCTGATCTGA
- a CDS encoding TonB-dependent receptor, whose protein sequence is MYAHRALGSASLLVLGSALSLMPSNVPAQTALPAVTVDAPRAAAARPAARKPAVRAAARTQARPPSANPAPAASLTAGITPSVARALLFQASNGQTETTIDRSRFDNRPAFSVADVLRESPGISVKQGNGPRDIGISIRGSNARNGFGIRNLVIFDDGFPVTQPDGLSRSDLIDPKAYGAIDVIRGPSSALFGNYATGGALNFRTRPGRSIDGVEYGVEGGSFGYLNNYLAAGKQVGNFEYSLFASDARGDGFIGNSWFNTQTVNFLGTLHATPDDRFTVKFINNNLDTRLPLRQNLTQYYQNPFQQGCTTGTNLALGCPTVTLNKNGFNAIGGTDTETAVQAGLGRNDRRTIVGGRWEHDFDNTTTWRNQFVFDDRNISQPTGATSAIGDFPSYNYMSDITKRGEIFGLESTAYFGAFYNTLTASSDTRMLMPGGNATLGRLQSNTWSETTNYGVRAREELKLAPQLTAVAGIGWETTHLKGINSAYNYGNSPVPNPTIIPTTADRQFQNTAPELALLYKLNPEWLFRARVATGYGTPQIGNLFILPDGTNGNNTQLRTQKNIGYDLGFDWTPNSALKFSATAFYEFFKDELVSQATQVAGVSYMFNAPKSEHRGVELAADWKFYPGWRFTAAYTYLDQYYTEYTEDIRSPGAGGTVFSFNRAGNKIPGISPHELTARLGYEQMWGPLAGLGAFAEVQWKDSFYMDNANLQKAPGYELVNLNVHYKTDLQSDYFKSLNVYFEVRNVFDRTYIASANNIGNTVNAAGFQGLSTTGSIYAGSPRAFMAGMRLAFK, encoded by the coding sequence ATGTACGCTCATCGTGCCTTGGGGAGCGCGAGCCTGCTGGTGCTCGGCAGCGCGCTATCCCTCATGCCCTCGAACGTGCCTGCCCAGACGGCGCTGCCGGCGGTGACTGTCGATGCGCCGCGCGCCGCCGCCGCCAGACCTGCGGCCCGCAAGCCCGCCGTGCGTGCTGCCGCCCGAACGCAGGCGAGGCCGCCCTCGGCCAACCCCGCGCCCGCGGCGTCGCTGACCGCAGGCATCACGCCGAGCGTGGCGCGCGCGCTGCTGTTTCAGGCGTCCAACGGCCAGACCGAGACGACCATCGACCGCAGCCGGTTCGACAACCGCCCGGCATTCTCCGTGGCCGACGTGCTGCGCGAGAGCCCGGGCATCTCGGTGAAGCAGGGCAACGGCCCGCGCGATATCGGAATCTCGATTCGCGGCTCCAACGCCCGCAACGGCTTTGGCATCCGCAACCTCGTGATCTTCGACGACGGCTTTCCGGTCACCCAGCCTGACGGGCTGTCGCGCAGCGACCTGATCGATCCCAAGGCCTATGGCGCGATCGACGTCATCCGCGGGCCATCGTCGGCGCTGTTCGGCAACTATGCCACCGGCGGCGCGCTCAACTTCCGCACCCGCCCGGGCCGCAGCATCGACGGGGTCGAATACGGCGTCGAGGGCGGCAGCTTCGGCTATCTCAACAATTACCTTGCCGCCGGCAAGCAAGTCGGCAATTTCGAATACTCGTTGTTTGCCAGCGACGCGCGCGGCGATGGCTTTATCGGCAATAGCTGGTTCAATACCCAGACGGTGAATTTTCTCGGCACGCTGCACGCGACGCCGGACGACCGTTTCACAGTCAAGTTTATTAATAACAATCTGGATACACGGCTGCCGCTCCGCCAGAATCTCACCCAGTATTATCAAAATCCGTTCCAGCAGGGCTGCACGACAGGCACGAACCTCGCGCTCGGATGCCCCACGGTGACGCTGAATAAGAACGGCTTCAATGCCATTGGCGGAACTGACACGGAAACCGCGGTGCAGGCGGGTCTCGGCCGCAACGACCGCCGGACCATCGTCGGCGGACGATGGGAGCACGACTTCGATAACACGACGACCTGGCGCAACCAGTTCGTGTTCGACGACCGCAACATCAGCCAGCCCACCGGCGCGACCAGCGCGATCGGCGATTTTCCGTCGTACAACTACATGAGCGACATCACCAAGCGCGGCGAGATTTTCGGTCTGGAGTCAACTGCGTATTTCGGCGCCTTCTACAACACGCTGACAGCGTCGAGCGATACGCGCATGTTGATGCCAGGCGGCAATGCAACGCTGGGCAGGCTGCAGAGCAACACGTGGAGCGAAACGACTAACTACGGCGTTCGGGCGCGCGAGGAGTTGAAGCTGGCGCCGCAACTGACGGCCGTTGCGGGAATCGGCTGGGAAACCACGCATCTGAAGGGAATCAATTCTGCCTACAATTACGGAAATTCGCCGGTCCCGAACCCGACGATCATTCCGACGACGGCCGACCGGCAATTCCAGAACACCGCGCCGGAGCTGGCGCTGCTCTACAAGCTCAATCCCGAATGGCTGTTCCGCGCGCGCGTTGCTACCGGCTACGGCACGCCGCAGATCGGAAACCTCTTCATTCTCCCAGACGGTACCAACGGCAACAACACGCAGCTCAGGACGCAGAAGAACATCGGCTATGACCTCGGCTTCGATTGGACGCCGAACAGCGCGCTCAAATTCAGCGCGACGGCCTTCTATGAGTTCTTCAAGGACGAGCTGGTGAGCCAGGCGACGCAGGTGGCGGGTGTCAGTTATATGTTCAACGCACCAAAGTCCGAACACCGCGGCGTCGAACTCGCCGCCGACTGGAAGTTCTATCCCGGCTGGCGCTTCACGGCGGCCTACACCTATCTCGATCAGTACTACACCGAATACACCGAAGACATCAGAAGTCCCGGTGCGGGCGGAACGGTCTTCAGCTTCAACCGTGCGGGCAACAAGATTCCCGGTATCTCGCCGCACGAACTGACGGCGCGGCTCGGCTACGAACAGATGTGGGGACCGCTTGCCGGGCTCGGAGCATTCGCCGAGGTGCAGTGGAAAGATTCGTTCTACATGGACAACGCCAATCTGCAGAAGGCACCCGGCTACGAACTGGTCAATCTCAACGTCCACTACAAGACTGACCTCCAGTCCGACTACTTCAAGTCGTTGAATGTCTACTTCGAAGTCAGGAACGTGTTCGACCGGACCTACATTGCCTCCGCCAACAATATCGGAAACACGGTCAATGCTGCCGGCTTCCAGGGTCTCAGCACCACCGGCTCGATCTACGCCGGCTCGCCGCGCGCATTCATGGCCGGGATGAGGCTGGCGTTCAAATGA